A window from Primulina huaijiensis isolate GDHJ02 chromosome 11, ASM1229523v2, whole genome shotgun sequence encodes these proteins:
- the LOC140987468 gene encoding amino acid permease 3-like — MLPRSRTLPSRIYNGVVEERHDVRHYLQVDVQPKAQNSETQAMNLQATYSKCFDDDGRIKRTGNLTTSTSHIITAVIGSGVLSLAWAVAQLGWVAGPIVMSLFALVSLYSSNLLSRCYRTGDPVTGQRNYTYMDAVRANLGGKKVQLCGWIQYVNLFGVAIGYTIAASSSMLAMRRSNCYHKNHTKHGCHMSGNGYMITFGILEILFSQIPDFDQVWWLSIVAAVMSFTYSGVGLALGVAQVAENKSFKGSLTGISIGAVMKSGMVTPTNKLWRSLQALGAIAFAYSYSMVLIEIQDTIKSPPAEHKTMKKAASLSIAVTTIFYILCGCMGYAAFGDQAPGNLLTGFGFYSPYWLVDIANIAIVVHLVGAYQVYCQPLFSFVEKWSAQKWSRSKFVMAEYDMPIPFYGVYQLNFFRLTWRTAFVVLTTIIAMLLPFFNDVVGILGALGFWPLTVYFPVEMYIAQNKVGRWTNEWIGLQILSMACLCVSIAAAVGSVAGVVLDLNTYKPFKTSY; from the exons ACTCTTCCTTCAAGAATCTACAATGGAGTT GTTGAAGAAAGACATGATGTCCGGCATTACCTGCAAGTTGACGTCCAGCCTAAAGCTCAAAATAGCGAGACCCAAGCGATGAACCTTCAAGCCACTTACTCCAAGTGCTTCGATGATGACGGCCGCATAAAAAGAACTG GCAATTTGACAACTTCAACATCACATATTATTACTGCCGTGATCGGTTCGGGGGTGCTTTCGTTGGCGTGGGCAGTTGCACAACTGGGATGGGTTGCTGGACCTATTGTTATGTCGCTATTTGCTTTAGTCAGCCTTTACTCGTCAAATCTCCTATCCAGGTGTTACAGGACAGGTGACCCTGTTACTGGGCAGAGAAACTACACGTATATGGATGCTGTCAGGGCTAACTTAG GTGGGAAAAAAGTTCAGCTTTGTGGTTGGATTCAGTACGTGAATCTGTTCGGTGTGGCTATTGGCTACACAATTGCTGCCTCTTCCAGCATGCT GGCTATGAGAAGATCAAATTGTTATCACAAGAACCACACAAAACACGGATGTCATATGTCGGGCAATGGATACATGATAACATTTGGAATCTTGGAGATTTTGTTCTCCCAAATACCCGATTTTGACCAAGTGTGGTGGCTCTCCATAGTCGCAGCAGTCATGTCCTTCACATACTCTGGTGTAGGTCTTGCTCTTGGCGTCGCCCAAGTCGCAG AAAATAAGAGCTTCAAAGGAAGCCTTACCGGAATCAGCATCGGGGCGGTGATGAAATCTGGAATGGTTACTCCAACGAATAAGCTATGGAGGAGCTTACAAGCTTTGGGAGCGATTGCCTTCGCTTATTCATACTCGATGGTCCTCATAGAGATTCAAGACACAATAAAATCTCCTCCAGCAGAGCATAAAACCATGAAGAAAGCAGCTTCCCTAAGCATCGCCGTGACGACCATATTCTACATTTTGTGTGGATGCATGGGCTATGCTGCTTTCGGAGACCAGGCACCCGGGAATCTTCTCACAGGTTTCGGGTTTTACAGTCCATACTGGTTGGTTGACATAGCCAACATTGCTATAGTGGTCCATCTAGTTGGTGCCTACCAG GTCTACTGCCAGCCCTTATTTTCATTTGTCGAAAAATGGAGCGCGCAAAAATGGAGCCGGAGCAAATTTGTGATGGCAGAATATGACATGCCTATCCCATTTTATGGGGTTTATCAGCTGAACTTTTTCCGCTTAACATGGAGAACGGCCTTTGTTGTTTTGACAACCATCATAGCGATGCTGCTGCCATTTTTCAACGACGTGGTTGGGATACTTGGAGCTTTAGGATTTTGGCCTCTAACAGTTTATTTTCCCGTGGAGATGTACATTGCTCAAAACAAGGTCGGGCGGTGGACGAACGAGTGGATCGGGTTACAGATACTGAGTATGGCTTGTCTTTGTGTTTCTATAGCAGCAGCAGTAGGATCTGTAGCTGGTGTTGTCCTTGATCTTAATACATACAAGCCCTTCAAAACGAGCTATTGA